The Streptomyces bacillaris sequence GTCGGAGACCGACGACCACTTCGCCACCGACACACCCCGGTCGTGCGCGTGCCGGGCCGCCCGCGCGACCGCCGCCGTCTCCCGCTCCTCCGCGCCGCTCGCCTTCACCGTACGGAACGCCTGGAGCACCCGGTCCAGGGCCGCGCCCATCGCTCCCACGGACTCCTGCGCACGGAGCTGCGCTCGCTGAATACGCGGCATGAGCAAGGCGGTTACGGCTCCGATGCCGACGATCACCACCAGCGTCACGCCCAGCAGCGTGAGGTCCATGTACGCCATGAACGCGACCGTCCCCAGCAGCATCAGCACGCTGTTGAACGACTCGACCAGGCCGCTGGAGAGGACCGTCCGGAGGAGGGTCGTGTCACTGGTCACGCGGGACTGGAGGTCGCCAGGGGTCAGGCGGTCCACCGCCGGGACCTTCAACCGCATGATCCGGCCCACCAGTTGGTCGCGCGCACGGAGGACGACGCCCTCTCCCGTACGGGCCATGAGGTAACGCCCGTACGCGGAGAGGCACGCACCCGCGAGGACGAGCGCGGTGAGCGCGATGAGCGGGGCCACGGGCGATCGGTCGGCGGCGAACGCGTCGACCGCGTACTTCGCCATCAGCGGCATCGCCAGCCCGGCCGCCGACCCGGCGAGCGAGAGCAGGCCCGCCCGGATCAGGACGCCCCGGTGCGGGCGGACCCGGGCGAGGAGCAGGCGGAGGGGGGAGGGGCCGGACGTGCCATCCGTGCCGGTGGCGCCGGTCGCGTCGGCCATACGGGTCGCGCCGGGGTCGCTCGCTTCGGAGAGTGGTGCGCTGGCCTCAGGCGCCCCAGACCCTCCCGGCCGCTCAGCTGCCCCAGGCCCTTCCGGCCCCCCAGGCGCCCCAGGCCCTCCCGTCCGCTCCTCAGGGCTCCTGTCCGCCCCCGCCCCGCCCCCGTCGTCGTCCCCGCCACCGCGCTCACCCGGAACCCCCTCGCGTACCGTCACCACCATCAGAGGACGCAGATCGGCCGCTTCCGCCTGTTCGCCGACCGTGCGGCCCCCCGCCTCCACCCAAGCATGCGGCGAGAACGGCGGCGCCGTCCGGACCCCGGCGCACCAGTCGGGCCACGCTCCCGACATCCGGCACGCCAGCGCGATGGCCACCGAGCGGGGCAGGCAGCCGTAACGGCCCGCGCAGCGGCGGCTGGTGGCGGTGACGGCCTCGTACATCTCCAGCGTCTCGTCGTACGTCGCCGGGCGGGCGCCCCTGCTGCAGCGGGTCAACACCCGGCGCAGGCGGCCCGGTTTGAAGCGGGCGAACACGAACGCGGCGGCGATCGCGGCCCGCAGCCGTACGCCTCCCGGGCCCGCACCCCGGCGGGGCATGGTCATCTCGGTGGTCATGGGCGCAGGATCTTCGCCTCGACGAGCTGACGGGTCAGCTCGGCCACGTCCGACTCCGCCTCGGCCCGCTCGACGTCGAACTCCGCGACGATCCGGTCGACGGCCGCCTCGGAGGTCTGCCCGGCGGCGAGGGCCTCGACCACGATCACGCTGGTGTCGTTCAACTGCCAGTAGCTGCCGTCCTTTTCGTCGAGCAGGACTCCGCCGTACTCGGTCGTCGTGACGGCGATGCCTTTTCTGAGCTTCACTGGAGTGCCTCGCTGGTGGTGGTCGTGGGGGTCAACTGGGGTGTGGGCCAGGCGTTTTCCACTGTGCGGAGCCAGGTCTCCCCGGCCACGGTGGAGCTGATGGAGTGCTCGACCAGGACCGGCGAGAAGGGTTCGGCCGCCAGGCGGAGCAGGTGGCGGGCGTCCACCAGCCCGTGTTCGGCCAGGCGGGAGCCGGTCCACAAGTCGGCCAGTTCGTGGGCGTGTTCGCGGAGTCCCTGGTGTTCGTCGGAGGACATGTGGTCCTTCGTCGTACGGGCCAGCAGCGCGTCCGGCACCACCCCGCGCATCGCCTCGACCAGCAGCGGCTTGTAGCGCCAGGGGCTGATCCGCTCCGGGAGGCGTACGGCGAGGGTGGCCTCCAGGACCCGGTCGTCGTAGAAGGGGGCCGCGACCGGCAGCCCGATCGTCATGCCGATGTCCTCCATCGCCTGGAAGTGCCGCGCCCCCATCCGTACCGCGTCGATGTCCACATGCCGCCCCCGCCACCGGTCGATCGGCTCGGCCCGCTCGGCGGCGGTCCGGAACTCCTCGGTGATCAGGGTGCGAGCGTGGTCCGTGAACCAGGGGCGCAGGGACTGGCGGACGCCCCAGGAGAGCAGCGGGGTGCGGGTGACCGGCTGGGGTTCGGTGGTGACCGCGCCCGCCAGCCACTGCGGGAAGGCGGAGCGGTTCAGCAGGGCCTTGAGGGTGGGGAGCAGGGGCCAGCCGAGCTGGTGGCGCAGGCCGCTGAGGTGGTTCCAGGCGGTGAGGGGGTTGCCGTGGAAGAGGTCCTGGTAGGCGTGGGGCAGGCCGAGGAAGAGTTCGTCGCCGCCGTAGCCGGTGAGGTGGTAGCGCGATCCGGTGGCGTGGGCGCGGCTCAGGAGCAGGTGCGCGCGGGCGCGGCCGGGGGCGACGGGGAGCGGTTCGTCGTTCAGTTCGGCCGAGGTGGCGGCCAAGTCCGCGTAGAAGTACGGGGCTTGGTCGGCCGGGATGATGTGGTGGGCCAGGGCGTCCGTGGGGCCGTGTGCCGCCTCCACCGCCCTTCTCGCCCACATCTCGTCCTCGCTGTAGCGGTCCCGGGCGGCCACGGTGAGCAGCGACAGCTCCGCGCGGCCGGTCGCGCGGGCGGCGAACGTGAGGGCCGTGGAGTCCAGGCCGCCGGAGAGTTCGCAGCTGATCCGGTCCAGGCCGCCGACATGGGCCCGTACGGAAGCGGCGACGGCCTCCCCGACCCTGCGGGCGCCCTCCGCCAGGGAGAGTTCCGGCGGCGGGGGCTCCCACCAGCGGTACTCGCGAGGGCCGGGGGCGGCGGCCGTGCCCGGTGCTGCGACGGGCAGGGCCAGTCCGTACCCGGCCCCGGTCTCGTGCACGCCCCGCCACAGGGCGCGTCGGCTCAGGGGGTGCGGCAGGAAGTCGAGCATGCGCAGGGCCAGCGCGCCGTCGTCCAGGGGGGCGCCGGTCAGGTGGGCCAGGACGGCCGGGCGGTCCGAGGCGATGGTCCCGGCCTGCGGGTGCCGGGCGTGGTAGATCCGGCGCAGCCCGGAGGCGGTGCCCCGGATCCAGGTCTCGCCGGAGAGGTGCGCGATGACGTGGTGGAGGCCGGGGAGCCGGGCGAGGCGCCGTTCCAGCGCGGCCCGGTCGCGGGCGCCCTCCAGGAGACCGGCGAGCACGGCCTCGGGGACGCGGTCGGGGCCGATGAGCACGAGGGCGTCGTCGCCCCGGCGGAGGTGGCTGACCTTGCGGAACAGGGGGCGCGCGAGGACCCAGGGGCGGCCGGAGGGGTGCGGGACGGTCACGACGTCACCGGCCCCGGTCACCGTAGGGGCGGACGCGGCCCCGGTCATCGTCGGGGCGGTCCCGGCCCCGGTCGCCTCCGGTGCGGGAAGCTGCCCGGCCACCGTGTGGCCCGCCACGCTGTCCGGCAGGACGACGAAGTAGTCACGCAGCAGGCCGGGCATCTTCACCTTTCGGAAGTTCTCACACCGTGCGCGGGGAACCGGTCGGCGGTTCAGATGATGCGCCGGACCCAGTACTCCTTGTACGAGCCGTAGAAGTAACCGGCGGTCTTCTTCGAAAAGTCGCCCTGCTTGAACAGCGACGGCTTCATGTAGGCCTTCTTGGCCTTCTCCTGCTGCTTCATGACACCTTCCCTTCTGTGCGGTTGACGACCGTTATGCCCAACAGCTGTTCGCATAACTGGAGTTATTGGTGCGGCTGGTGTTCACCAGGTGATCACCAGAGCCATCATGTCCCGCTGCCGGACCGGTACGCGTGATTCCGACTTACCGCGCGAAGTTGGCCGGATAGCGCGAGCGGAGAAAGCGCGGTCGCGACGGTCCGCACCGCCGCCGAGGCACCGACCGGTCGGCATGTGCAGTCGCACACCGGCGGGCCGGTCCGACGCAATGGACTGGACCAATATCTACGGGCGGGGGCCCGACCCTGGCAGTGAGCAGCCAAGAGATCGTGCGGGGCGCGGCGGGACGGAGGAACCAGCAGGGCGGGGGCCCGGCAGCGCCCGTACCGGCCCTACCTCACGTACGGTCGGCGCGCCACCGACATCGACGGAACCGCTCGAACGTGTGTTGCCGTACGGTGTCGGGCACGGCAAGTAGCCATTCGGCCACACCCGACCGCTCGTTCGGTTCCATCCGGCGCCGCCCGGGCACGCCGAGGCCCCATCGGAGCCCGTCCGTGCCCGCCCGAGCCCGTCCGGGCACGCTGGACGCCCCATCGGAGCCCGCCAGAAGGCCTGCCCGGCCCACCGCGAGCACGCCACGAGCTGGCCGCGAGCCCGCAGGGGCGCCCGTCGAGGCGTCCGCCGGAGGAGCGTTCGCCGGGGCGCCCGCAGCGGCCCTCAGCAGC is a genomic window containing:
- a CDS encoding lasso peptide biosynthesis PqqD family chaperone, which translates into the protein MKLRKGIAVTTTEYGGVLLDEKDGSYWQLNDTSVIVVEALAAGQTSEAAVDRIVAEFDVERAEAESDVAELTRQLVEAKILRP
- a CDS encoding asparagine synthase-related protein — translated: MPGLLRDYFVVLPDSVAGHTVAGQLPAPEATGAGTAPTMTGAASAPTVTGAGDVVTVPHPSGRPWVLARPLFRKVSHLRRGDDALVLIGPDRVPEAVLAGLLEGARDRAALERRLARLPGLHHVIAHLSGETWIRGTASGLRRIYHARHPQAGTIASDRPAVLAHLTGAPLDDGALALRMLDFLPHPLSRRALWRGVHETGAGYGLALPVAAPGTAAAPGPREYRWWEPPPPELSLAEGARRVGEAVAASVRAHVGGLDRISCELSGGLDSTALTFAARATGRAELSLLTVAARDRYSEDEMWARRAVEAAHGPTDALAHHIIPADQAPYFYADLAATSAELNDEPLPVAPGRARAHLLLSRAHATGSRYHLTGYGGDELFLGLPHAYQDLFHGNPLTAWNHLSGLRHQLGWPLLPTLKALLNRSAFPQWLAGAVTTEPQPVTRTPLLSWGVRQSLRPWFTDHARTLITEEFRTAAERAEPIDRWRGRHVDIDAVRMGARHFQAMEDIGMTIGLPVAAPFYDDRVLEATLAVRLPERISPWRYKPLLVEAMRGVVPDALLARTTKDHMSSDEHQGLREHAHELADLWTGSRLAEHGLVDARHLLRLAAEPFSPVLVEHSISSTVAGETWLRTVENAWPTPQLTPTTTTSEALQ
- a CDS encoding keywimysin-related RiPP; protein product: MKQQEKAKKAYMKPSLFKQGDFSKKTAGYFYGSYKEYWVRRII